A window of Lacibacter sediminis contains these coding sequences:
- a CDS encoding NAD(P)H-hydrate dehydratase produces the protein MKMFTADQIRAWDAYTIAHEPIASIDLMERAALACSNWILQHLFSKKKLHIFCGKGNNGGDGLAIARLLLQEGVSVVTYIYETGTKGTDDFQHNLERLHKLTKEIHFIQSAEFFPALTADDVAIDALLGTGLNKPIDGLMLQLVEHISNSPAAVISIDIPTGMFADKSCKEYTCTRADHTLNFLVYKLCFMMQENADWFGEVHLLDIGLHPTYYYETIAFHQLIDQEIISSIYRKRKPFSHKGVFGHALIMAGSYGKNGAAVLSAKAALRIGAGLLTVHTPKCGYTVLQSTVPEAMLETDVEEQHLSTLPTDMSRYTAIGIGPGIGLHEQTAELLMNLLHTAHQPVVLDADALNLLSIKKDLTKHLHEECILTPHPKEFERLFGKTNNDFERKELALQKAEELNCVIVLKGHHTFIASPNGDAWFNNTGNAGMATAGSGDILTGILTGLLAQGYNAEEAAILGVYIHGAAGDLAAQQLSQEAMMAGDINQYIGSVFLQL, from the coding sequence ATGAAGATGTTTACTGCCGATCAGATCAGGGCATGGGATGCATATACCATCGCACATGAACCAATTGCTTCCATTGATCTCATGGAGCGTGCTGCCCTGGCCTGCAGCAACTGGATATTGCAACATCTTTTCTCAAAAAAGAAACTGCACATTTTCTGCGGCAAAGGAAACAATGGTGGTGATGGATTAGCTATTGCACGACTTCTTTTGCAGGAAGGGGTTTCTGTTGTTACTTATATTTATGAAACAGGCACCAAAGGCACCGATGATTTTCAACATAATCTTGAACGGCTGCACAAGCTTACCAAAGAAATTCATTTCATTCAATCAGCAGAATTCTTTCCCGCTTTAACTGCTGATGATGTGGCGATCGATGCATTACTTGGCACCGGCCTGAATAAACCAATCGATGGTTTAATGCTGCAACTGGTAGAGCATATCAGCAACTCTCCTGCTGCTGTTATTTCCATTGATATACCAACAGGCATGTTTGCTGATAAAAGCTGTAAAGAATATACCTGCACAAGAGCCGATCATACGTTGAATTTCCTGGTGTACAAGCTTTGTTTTATGATGCAGGAAAATGCGGATTGGTTTGGCGAAGTTCATCTGCTTGATATTGGATTACATCCAACTTACTATTATGAAACAATTGCGTTTCATCAACTCATTGATCAGGAGATCATTTCATCCATTTATCGTAAACGAAAGCCATTTTCACACAAAGGCGTGTTTGGTCATGCGTTGATCATGGCCGGCAGTTATGGAAAAAACGGTGCAGCCGTTTTATCTGCAAAAGCTGCTTTGCGAATTGGTGCAGGATTATTAACGGTGCATACGCCGAAGTGCGGATATACGGTATTACAATCAACAGTGCCTGAAGCAATGCTTGAAACAGATGTTGAAGAACAACACCTGTCAACATTGCCAACAGATATGTCGAGATATACTGCTATTGGTATTGGACCCGGTATAGGATTGCATGAACAAACGGCAGAACTTTTAATGAACCTGTTGCACACAGCACATCAACCCGTGGTACTCGATGCTGATGCATTAAATCTGTTATCGATCAAAAAAGATCTGACGAAACACTTGCATGAAGAATGTATACTTACTCCTCACCCAAAAGAATTTGAGCGTTTGTTTGGCAAAACAAATAATGATTTTGAACGCAAGGAACTGGCACTGCAAAAAGCGGAAGAGTTGAATTGTGTAATTGTATTGAAAGGACATCACACATTTATTGCCAGCCCGAATGGTGATGCATGGTTTAACAATACAGGCAATGCCGGTATGGCAACAGCAGGCAGTGGCGATATATTAACCGGAATATTAACCGGCTTGCTGGCACAAGGTTATAATGCAGAAGAAGCAGCGATACTCGGCGTGTACATTCATGGAGCAGCAGGTGATCTTGCTGCACAACAGTTATCGCAGGAAGCAATGATGGCGGGTGATATCAATCAATACATCGGCAGCGTATTTCTTCAACTGTAA